In a single window of the Cupriavidus sp. P-10 genome:
- the era gene encoding GTPase Era, whose protein sequence is MTESTHPQQDAADTPAAAFRCGTVAIVGRPNVGKSTLMNALVGQKISITSRKAQTTRHRIVGIQTTDDAQYVFVDTPGFQTRHASALNRSLNRAVTSTLSSVDLILFVVEAGYYGADDEKVLSLLPKNTPVLLVTNKLDRIGENRSEVMMPFLEKMGQLFPFREVVPMSAKTRDHIARLFEIIRPYLPEGEPMYDADAMTDRSERFLASEIIREKVFRWTGDELPYTSTVVIDKFETEGRLRRVFATILVERDAHKAMIIGNKGSKLKQISTEARLDMEKLFDGKVYLEMWIKVKSGWADNEAGLRAYGYE, encoded by the coding sequence ATGACCGAATCTACCCATCCGCAGCAAGACGCGGCGGATACCCCGGCCGCGGCGTTCCGCTGCGGCACCGTGGCCATCGTCGGCCGCCCCAACGTGGGCAAGTCCACGCTGATGAACGCGCTGGTCGGCCAGAAGATCAGCATCACCTCGCGCAAGGCGCAGACTACACGGCACCGTATCGTCGGCATCCAGACCACGGATGACGCGCAGTATGTGTTCGTTGATACGCCTGGATTCCAGACCCGCCACGCCAGCGCGCTGAACCGTTCGCTGAACCGCGCGGTCACGTCGACGCTGTCGTCGGTTGACCTGATCCTGTTCGTGGTCGAAGCCGGCTATTACGGCGCCGACGACGAGAAGGTGCTGTCGCTGCTGCCGAAGAACACGCCGGTGCTGCTGGTGACCAACAAGCTCGACCGCATCGGCGAGAACCGCTCGGAAGTGATGATGCCCTTCCTGGAAAAGATGGGGCAGCTGTTCCCGTTCCGCGAAGTGGTGCCGATGTCGGCCAAGACCCGCGACCATATCGCGCGGCTGTTCGAGATCATCCGGCCCTACCTGCCGGAAGGCGAGCCGATGTATGACGCCGACGCGATGACCGACCGCAGCGAGCGCTTCCTCGCCTCGGAGATCATCCGCGAGAAGGTGTTCCGCTGGACCGGCGACGAGTTGCCGTACACCAGCACCGTGGTCATCGACAAGTTCGAGACCGAGGGCCGCCTGCGCCGCGTTTTTGCCACCATCCTGGTCGAGCGCGACGCGCACAAGGCCATGATCATCGGCAACAAGGGCAGCAAGCTCAAGCAGATATCCACCGAAGCGCGCCTCGACATGGAAAAGCTGTTCGACGGCAAGGTCTACCTGGAAATGTGGATCAAGGTGAAGAGCGGCTGGGCCGACAACGAAGCGGGACTGCGGGCCTACGGCTACGAGTGA